TTGAGACTTCCTATCTGACCTTCCTTAGTTAGGGTTTTCCTTTATTAATTTTCACACAGGTAAGAGAATTGAAGCTTAGACAGTATTCAGTTTTCTGCTCAGAGACCCTACCCCAACCCCTAAGGGTTTGCCGACAACACAATCAGCTCTGTTTCTGCCCTCAAGCCCTCTTACTGCCTTatctcctgctttattttgtgcactgaaagaaaaggaaagctagtGAATTGGGCAGGCATGGAGAAATAATATGAATGAAGCAGTCCTATAAAAAATATTCCTAAAAATGTTAATACCTTCTTATTAATATTCAAAGTTGATATTATAGCATATAATTCTACTGAAAAAAGCACTTTCTGGATGAAGGAAAGCAAAAAGTCAACTTCATTCCTCTGTACATTTACCCGAATTTATACCTCCTTCTCTGCCTTCGACAATGAAGAAAAGTTGCTAGGCATttgcttccctttctcttttgtaaataaaaagtCAATCATCCATATTCTCATTTCCTTAATTTCGAGGGTAGATCTTTAACCGCTGCAAgttgaaaggagaaaaatgaaaagaacaagaAATTACAATCATCTATCCCATTGTATCTCAGTGAGGCTTAAACAGACAAACCTGTCAGGAAGACAAGTGGTCCCCAGATTCTCAAAGGGACAAACTATTCCTAAGCCCTCAGTGCTATTAAAAGTTGCCTCTAGTATTATTTGTGTCTGAATTGTTGGGGGGGGTGGTGCTGTGGGTTCATGAGAAACTCATACTTGCTACTTTATTTACCCCAAGGCAGAGATCATGCTACAACTAACACTAAATGTACTGGTGCGTCTCATATACAAAATTTGCCACTGAGCCAAAATCACAGAGCaaataaaatggtaaataaaatCAGTTTTCAAACCTAGATTCTCTGATTTCAGATATTTTCACAGGCACCTGCTTCTTTCCAACATTTCCTTTTATAATAGAAATGTATAAATCTATTATTTTATCATGATGGGGCTAGTTGACATATTTAAGGTAAGTTTTGTAACTTTCCCACCAGCCTTTCTTTACTGTTTAAAAATTCACTTGTTATTGTCACCTACTGTCCTTCCCATGTCCTAGAATCTGAGGTAagctggcaaagatgtggagctCCTAAAATCGTACTGCACCATCTTCAGGCTTTAACTGGGTCTCCCGGGGACCACAGTGAGTCCTTATGAAGGCACTGGCCTGTTCTCTGGTGCAGAATGGGTACCATGTACATCAGGAGGAAGTCTGTCATCTTGGCCCATGGGTGATCTGAAACATCTGACCAGGAGTGGCCAAATTCATACAGTATGTATTGATAAAGATGATTTTTAGGGTTCTGTAATTATCAATAGACTCTGTTATTTCTGACTCTCTCTGCAGACTAATACCTTTTTTTTCATGGGAGCAGATAACCAGACTTGGGTGAGAGAATTCGTTCTCCTCGGCCTGTCCAGTGACTGGGACACTCAGGTGGCTCTCTTCATCCTGTTCTCGGTCACTTACCTGCTGACCCTGCTGGGGAACGTCCTCATTGTCCTTCTGATCAGACTGGACGGCCGACTCCACActcccatgtatttcttcctcaGCAACCTCTCCCTCGTGGATGTCTCCTACGCCACGAGCATCGTTCCTCAGATGCTGGCGCACTTCCTTGCGGAACATAAAGGGATCCCCTACGTGAGCTGTGCGGCTCAGTTATTCTTCTCCCTGGGCTTGGGGGGGACTGAGTTTGTTCTCCTGgccgtgatggcctatgaccgctatgtggctgTGTGCGACCCCCTGAGATACCCGGTCATCATGCACGGAGGGCTCTGTGCTAGGCTGGCCATCACATCCTGGCTCAGTGGCTCTGTCAACTCTCTTGTGCAGACCACCATCACCTTTCAGTTGCCCATGTGCACAAACAAGTATATTGATCACATAtcctgtgaactcttagctgtggtcAGGCTGGCCTGTGTGGACACCTCCTCCAATGAGGTGGCCATCATGGTTTCTAGTGTTGTCTTGCTGATGACACCTTTCTGCCTGGTTCTCCTGTCCTACATCAGGATCATCTCCACCATCCTAAAGATCCAGTCcacagaggggagaaagaaagccttccacaCCTGCGCCTCTCACCTCACAGTGGTTGTCCTGTGCTATGGTATGGCCATTTTCACTTACATCCAGCCCAATTCTGGCCCTTCTGTGCTTCAGGAGAAGTTGATCTCTCTCTTCTATGCCATTTTGACACCCATGCTGAACCCCATGATTTACAGTCTAAGGAATAAGGAGGTGAAGGGGGCCTGGCAGAAACTACTAGGGCAATTATCTGGATTAACATTGAAACTAGCAGCTTGATGAATCATGAGCATCACTTGGAGAAGAGAGCTTTGCCTGTGAATTCTCCCACTTAACTCTGCTATGAAGCATTAACTGCATTACCCTAGCAACCAGCAATGCAGTGACAAAATGTGTAGTGGTTATGCTGGGTAGGCAGCTGAGGAGTTAGGTTAAGGTATTTAGTACAGGAACATTTTATGTCACAGCAGGATGTTCAGAGAAATTAAGCACTACAGTAATAGAACTTCTACTACTTGCTTGGTCTCCATTCATGTGaactgataatatttttaaaaatgtcatttgctATCTTGATTGATCATACTGTTTGTGATCATGAGTCTATTCATAAATCTTACTTTGGGCCAGTGGTTCTTACACTGTACAAGGTTATTTTGTTTCCATTGAGAACAAAACCATTTTCACATTTTagacttatttaaaataatgtatgtgcCAATAATTGTGTGAGTCATTGTTCCTAGGAGAGTATTGCTTTCAAGACTGGTTAAAATGTTTCATGCTGGACTTACGACATACGGACATAAAACCTTTGAGTGCTGGAGGTACTCAGTGGAAGGATCAACTAAAGGTCTTGTTTTACACTGATATAAATGAAGGTGTTTCTACACCAAGCTATTACTGTTCAAGGAAAGCTATGTTTCAAGCTCTTTTTTGATACTGTTCAAACAGTTTGAGAGAAATTTTACTGCATATATATGGGGTACCATTTAAACGTTTAACCAATCCAACTTCTGAAACAtctataatttctctttttttgagattttagaaacaaataagtacataaaacatgaaataatatacataaaacaaaagaTGTAGTTAACCTAGAGAAGGACAGATTCCTGAGGCAAAGGCAGTGAAAGATAATACAACGTTAATATATATTTTGGGAATCAAGATAGTTGAGTCAGCTGTGCCCATGTCAGCCTCCAGTCTCCTTATAAACCCCTTCTCCCATCCCTCCTCCTCACACCCTGCAGGGCCCTAGTTGTTCTTGGTAAATTCGCGGAGCTTAAAATAGTCTGGAATAGACCTCACCTCTGAGAGACAGCCTAAATAAGGAAAAACAGGCAGAAAAAGTAATTGTACATGGGATaatgaagaggaaatggggaGAAAGATTAAGATGGCAGCTCATGGCCTTATCCCCTTGACGACATCTCAAAGTCCTTTCTTCCATTGTCTTTTCTTCATGTCAGTTGATGGGCAGTTTTCCCATTTATAAACACGTTGTGCCACAGTCTCTGTGTTTAAACAAACTGAAGTTTCATATAATCCAAAACCATTTGATGTATTAAATTTACCTAAAACTATCAATGCTAAAATTTgcaatgttgttcagtcactaagtcatgtccaactctctgtgactccatgttctacagcacaccaggcttccctgtccttcactatctccctgagtttgctcaaactcatgtccattgagtcagtgataccatccaaccatctcatcctgtgtgtccccttctcctcctgccgtcagtctttaccagtatcagggtcctttccaatgagttggctcttggtatcaggtagtcaaagtattggagcttcaccttcagcatcagtccttccaatgaatattcagggttaatttcctttaggattgactagtttgatttccttgctgtccaagggacttttaaaagtcttctctagaaccacagttcagaagcatcaattcttcggtgctcagccttctttatggttcaactgtcacatccatacctgattactggaaaagccatagatttgactatatgagcctttgtcagcaaagcaatatctctgcttttaatatgctgtctaggtttgtcatagctttacttccaaggaccaagtgtcttttaatttcatctgactctttataaccccatggagtatagcccaccagacccctatgtccatggaattctccaggcaagaacactggattgggtagctaatcccttctccagaagatgttcttgacccaggggctgaacctagttttcctgcattgcaggcgtattctttactgtctgagtcaccagggaaacacaGATTTTGGAATACAATCAGGCATTCCTGAAAGTATCATTGCTACCAGGCTTGTTGTTAATTCAGAAATACCAGTGGAGAGTCTACTGTGTGTCAATAGCATGAATGGTTCTTGAGAGACAACAGTTAATATGGAACAATCCTGACAGGGATATGGCCACAGAGTTGGGATGACAGATAATGAAACAGATAAAATGCACTGAGTGTCATGGAAAGAATAAGGCTTCAGGGGTGATTATAGAAATCTTCTATATGACAGGATCAGAAAACATCTAGATGGAGACCAGAAAAGAGAACAAATCATCTAAATGATGATCAACCTGAACAAAGGGGCAACTTGTAAAAAGTGCTGAGTTGGAAGAGATCATGAGTGTTCAAAACTATCCTGGAACCTGGCTTGCAGGGCAGAGCAGACAGAAAGTAGTGATGGTGAAGCAGGGAGGAGTCAGGTCTTGGAGGCTGTGAAATGCTAAACTACTTTGAACTTTATCCTGACAGCAACAGGGAGCTGTAAAGATTTTGAAGTAGGAGCCTGGGttgataaaatttacatttttgaatTATCACTGTGGCAAATAagtcaaaggaagaaaagattaGAGACAAGGAGACCAGTTAGGGGGGTTGCCCCAGTGATACTACTGGGACATTAGGGGACTCTGAAGTTAAGATATGCAGAGATCTTGCAcacgtacaagctggatttagaaaaggcagaggaaccagagagcaaactgCCAACGTTTGTTGGATCATAAACAAAGCCAAggaattccacaaaaacatctgcttcattgacttcatggaagcctttgactgcgtggatcataacaaactgtggaaaattctaaagagatgggaataccagaccaccttacctgcctcctgagaaacctgtatgcaggctaagaagcaacagttaaacctGGCCATGTAACAACTGACTGTTttataattgggaaaggagtatgacaaggctgcatattgtcacccttttacttaaattttatgcagagtacatcatgtgaaatgcctggctagatgaatcacaagctggaatcaagattgctgggagaaatatcaacaagctcagatatgcatatactgctctgatggcagaaaatgaagagaaactaaagagcctcttgatgagggtgaaagaggagagtgaaaaagctggattgaaACCCAAcattagaaaaactaagatcatggcatcctgttacatcacttcatggcaaatagatggggaaaaagtggaagccgtggcagattttcttttctctggctccagaatcactgtggatgtgactgaagccatgaaattaaaagacaactgctccttggaaggaaagtgatgacaaacctagacagtatattaaaaagcagatccatcattttgccaacaaagtttcatatagtcaaagctatttttccagtagtcatatagtgatatgagagttggactaaaaagaaggctgagcacttcTTGAAAGAatagatactttcaaattgtggtgctggaaaagacaagcaaaagtcccttggacttaaggagatcaagccaaccactcctaaatgaaataagtcctaaatattcattggaaggactgatgctgaagctgaagctccaatgctttgggtacctgatgcaaagagctgactcattggaaaagaccctgatgctggaaaagactgaaagcaggagaagagggcaacagaggatgagatggttaggtaacaCTACTCACTCACATGAATGAATTTGAAcagacattaatttgagcaaactccgggagatagtgaaggataggggagctggatgggctatagtctatggagttgcaagagtcagacatgacttagcaactaaacaacaaaaacaacaagggaTATAGAAGAGTTATAACGTGGATGACTGATGGGTTGCATAGATGGCTGGATGAGCATATGAGCAAATGAGTGAGTATTGAGTTGGTTAGAGACAGGTAAATGAGTAGATGTGTTAATGATGCTAAGAATTTTATTTGggagataaatgaatgaataattcacTTAAAAGATGTGCAATACATACGTAATATATTAGAGAATGTTAATGTGATTATATTCTGTCAAAATTacattgaatctcttcataaaaattaaagatttgaAGAGCTATAGAAGTTCATACTTCTGTGTGGAGGATTTCAATTGACCTTTTTTCTTTCACCCTTTCCCCCCT
This is a stretch of genomic DNA from Dama dama isolate Ldn47 chromosome 18, ASM3311817v1, whole genome shotgun sequence. It encodes these proteins:
- the LOC133073095 gene encoding olfactory receptor-like protein OLF3; translation: MGADNQTWVREFVLLGLSSDWDTQVALFILFSVTYLLTLLGNVLIVLLIRLDGRLHTPMYFFLSNLSLVDVSYATSIVPQMLAHFLAEHKGIPYVSCAAQLFFSLGLGGTEFVLLAVMAYDRYVAVCDPLRYPVIMHGGLCARLAITSWLSGSVNSLVQTTITFQLPMCTNKYIDHISCELLAVVRLACVDTSSNEVAIMVSSVVLLMTPFCLVLLSYIRIISTILKIQSTEGRKKAFHTCASHLTVVVLCYGMAIFTYIQPNSGPSVLQEKLISLFYAILTPMLNPMIYSLRNKEVKGAWQKLLGQLSGLTLKLAA